In the Sphingobacterium sp. PCS056 genome, GGTTTTCAAACCACAAAACCACAGGTGCAGAAGAGAAAACATATCAATTAACATGAATAAAATGGTAAAAGAAATTGAAGAAATCGTAGCAATGTCTAGGGGGGACGTAAAGGCTTTCAATGCATTGTATGCGCGGTACCATAAACCTGTACATGCAAATATTCTAAAATTAATCGATAATCGTGAATTAGCTACGGAAGTGTTGCAAGATGTTTTCTTATTGCTTTGGCAGAATCGATTTAAGATACAGGTAGATCGTCCTGTTGGAGGCTGGTTATTTGTTGTCAGTTATAATAAATCGCTTAATGTTCTACGTAGTAAGTTGAAAGAATCAGTTGCGTATATTGCCAATTATCCCGAAGAAGTTTATGCGGAGGAAGATAGTAGTATTCAAGAAGAAATTTTCAATAAGCAAATGGAAATCTTGGAAGAAGCCGTTGCCGTATTACCAA is a window encoding:
- a CDS encoding RNA polymerase sigma factor → MNKMVKEIEEIVAMSRGDVKAFNALYARYHKPVHANILKLIDNRELATEVLQDVFLLLWQNRFKIQVDRPVGGWLFVVSYNKSLNVLRSKLKESVAYIANYPEEVYAEEDSSIQEEIFNKQMEILEEAVAVLPKRKREVFKLCRYEGRTKEDVADLLGLSPQSVADYLKQSNKAIREYVAKQYPAYAERSLLIVFLLANL